From one Leptospira paudalimensis genomic stretch:
- the sthA gene encoding Si-specific NAD(P)(+) transhydrogenase translates to MSINRFDLIAIGGGPAAQKAAIQASKLGKKAAIIEKDPYLGGGCVHWGTIPSKSLQETSRFYRNLKLSNLHGLQSPQTTQLTLQELMFRASTVIEKEEDVTREQMIQNRVTTLTGWGKIVDPNRVEVTDSAGRKKVYETENILIATGSSPRRPSNENIPFEEGLVYDSDGLFAMKKLPSTLAVIGAGIIGSEYATIFAHIGVKVHLFDSQNRILGFLDEDISNEMTRIMENAGIQIHVDSSITNYKKISDEEGFELTTNKGEVVRVNQVLISRGRLGNVDNLGLESVGIIPNDRKQIQVNENYQTNVPTIYACGDVIGFPSLASVSMYQGAYVAKHMFGHPSVPVDAEEFPIGIYTLPEIATIGPTEEALKKRGVSYGVGLAKFDTITRAQISGDQVGLLKILFDKQSRRVLGVHIISDKATELITLGQCVVNLKAPIEYFTEHIFNYPTMIGAYKNAANDALLREK, encoded by the coding sequence ATGTCTATCAATCGATTTGATTTAATCGCTATCGGGGGCGGTCCTGCCGCTCAAAAAGCTGCTATCCAAGCAAGTAAACTCGGCAAAAAGGCTGCTATCATTGAAAAAGATCCTTATTTAGGTGGTGGTTGTGTCCATTGGGGGACAATCCCTTCCAAATCTCTCCAGGAAACGAGTCGGTTCTACAGGAACTTAAAACTTTCCAATCTACACGGATTACAATCCCCACAAACAACACAACTCACTCTCCAGGAGTTAATGTTTCGTGCCTCCACTGTCATCGAAAAAGAAGAAGATGTGACCCGGGAACAGATGATCCAAAACCGAGTCACAACTCTCACAGGTTGGGGAAAAATTGTAGATCCAAACCGGGTCGAAGTAACGGACTCGGCGGGAAGGAAAAAAGTTTACGAAACAGAAAACATTCTCATTGCAACTGGCAGTAGCCCAAGACGACCATCGAATGAAAATATTCCTTTTGAAGAAGGATTAGTTTACGATAGTGATGGTTTGTTTGCGATGAAAAAGTTGCCAAGCACATTAGCTGTGATTGGAGCTGGAATCATTGGTTCCGAGTATGCTACCATTTTTGCTCATATTGGAGTCAAAGTGCACCTATTTGATTCCCAAAATCGGATTCTAGGTTTTTTAGATGAAGATATATCTAACGAAATGACAAGGATCATGGAAAATGCAGGAATACAAATCCATGTCGATTCATCGATCACCAATTATAAAAAAATTTCCGATGAAGAAGGTTTTGAACTTACAACTAATAAAGGTGAGGTGGTGAGAGTCAACCAGGTCCTAATTTCACGAGGAAGGCTTGGAAATGTTGATAATTTGGGACTGGAATCTGTAGGGATCATTCCAAATGACAGAAAACAAATCCAAGTGAATGAGAATTACCAAACCAATGTTCCCACTATTTACGCTTGTGGAGATGTGATTGGATTTCCTAGTTTAGCATCAGTATCAATGTACCAAGGTGCTTATGTCGCAAAACATATGTTTGGTCATCCTTCTGTCCCTGTAGATGCGGAAGAATTCCCGATTGGAATTTATACACTACCAGAAATTGCAACGATAGGTCCTACAGAAGAAGCTTTGAAAAAACGAGGGGTTTCCTATGGAGTTGGTCTTGCTAAATTTGATACTATCACTAGGGCTCAAATCAGCGGAGACCAAGTTGGATTACTCAAAATTCTATTCGATAAACAATCGAGGCGGGTTCTTGGTGTTCATATCATTTCAGACAAAGCAACAGAACTCATAACACTTGGGCAATGTGTAGTGAACCTAAAAGCGCCTATTGAGTATTTCACAGAACATATTTTTAATTACCCAACTATGATTGGGGCTTATAAAAATGCTGCAAACGATGCCCTTTTACGCGAAAAATAA
- a CDS encoding RNA polymerase sigma factor has product MSQIYERSHKRIFDFLYKYTQNADTAMDLMQDSFLSFHKHYGNAGLSEEKSVMVLYTIARNLSINYAKKFSTSREIASDEIEFHSHNPKLETKAEYQDLEDRLYSFLGELSEDERSALLLKNVEGFQLVQIAEILGVSVSTASRLVIKATEKVLAIAKRENLVPD; this is encoded by the coding sequence ATGAGTCAAATCTACGAAAGAAGTCATAAACGAATTTTTGACTTTCTTTATAAGTACACTCAAAACGCGGACACAGCCATGGATTTGATGCAAGACAGCTTTTTAAGTTTCCATAAACATTATGGCAATGCTGGTCTCTCGGAAGAGAAGTCCGTCATGGTTCTGTACACCATTGCTCGCAATTTATCCATTAATTATGCTAAAAAATTTTCCACGTCTAGGGAAATTGCTTCTGATGAAATCGAATTCCACAGTCACAATCCCAAATTAGAAACAAAAGCGGAATACCAAGATTTGGAAGACCGGTTGTATTCGTTTCTAGGAGAACTTTCGGAAGATGAAAGGTCAGCATTATTACTCAAAAACGTAGAAGGATTCCAACTCGTTCAAATCGCAGAGATCTTAGGAGTTTCTGTTTCCACCGCCTCTAGGCTTGTCATCAAAGCCACTGAGAAAGTATTGGCCATAGCAAAAAGGGAAAATCTGGTTCCAGATTAA
- a CDS encoding FecR family protein, with protein MSEFEDQKHIEALEALLRKPSKVTEQVEFPNWETLATRSPRQEWSDSPSRPNKVLSFFRKPAGLTLVGGTSFAIAAAIFFAFIIKQNPTSNEVSSSAVVEKKRQILSPLSVSVSQLKGKVFIFPAGSTTKVPLVEKYQITSGDIISTELASQVDLQFETGSWIRINPQSEVIVQSLQKSDTGSYSQKFSVKKGKLFASVSKLSKDSEFTVQAGEHLTQVRGTIFSISYDGVVETVAVREGSVAFGELILNAKQQAVVKQGESFPVIASQVSSKEDKELKAFYTQSILAKESLLYREHSRLELVRLEDGTEYRGVILGQSETHLHFQGMDGKIEIPIKNILETEKIR; from the coding sequence ATGAGCGAATTTGAAGACCAAAAACACATAGAAGCGTTGGAAGCCCTTTTACGAAAACCGTCGAAGGTGACTGAGCAAGTGGAATTCCCAAATTGGGAAACTTTGGCTACACGTTCCCCTCGCCAAGAATGGAGTGATTCACCCTCTAGACCAAACAAAGTCCTATCCTTTTTTCGGAAACCAGCGGGACTTACCCTTGTGGGAGGGACTAGTTTTGCCATCGCCGCCGCCATATTCTTTGCCTTTATCATCAAACAGAATCCCACTTCTAACGAGGTCTCTTCCTCGGCAGTGGTGGAAAAAAAACGCCAGATCCTTTCTCCTCTTTCTGTTTCTGTATCCCAGCTTAAAGGGAAGGTTTTTATTTTTCCAGCTGGTAGTACAACAAAAGTACCTTTGGTTGAAAAGTACCAAATCACTTCTGGAGATATCATTTCTACAGAACTAGCATCCCAAGTAGACTTACAGTTTGAAACTGGTTCTTGGATCCGAATCAATCCGCAATCGGAAGTCATTGTTCAGTCATTACAAAAATCTGATACGGGATCCTATTCACAAAAGTTCTCTGTGAAAAAAGGGAAACTTTTTGCTTCTGTTTCCAAACTTTCGAAAGACAGTGAGTTTACTGTCCAAGCAGGCGAACACCTTACGCAAGTTCGTGGGACTATTTTCAGCATTTCATACGACGGAGTTGTGGAAACTGTTGCGGTACGAGAAGGATCTGTTGCCTTTGGTGAATTAATCCTAAATGCGAAACAACAAGCAGTTGTTAAACAAGGAGAGTCGTTCCCAGTTATTGCTTCTCAAGTGAGTTCCAAAGAAGATAAGGAACTCAAAGCGTTTTATACCCAATCCATACTGGCCAAAGAGTCATTACTTTACCGTGAACATTCTCGATTAGAATTGGTTCGTTTAGAGGATGGAACGGAATACCGAGGTGTGATTTTAGGACAATCGGAAACCCATCTCCACTTCCAAGGAATGGATGGAAAAATCGAAATCCCCATCAAAAACATTCTCGAAACCGAAAAAATCCGTTAA
- a CDS encoding methyl-accepting chemotaxis protein, whose translation MPENHKKNFRFRYLIDKEFQLKFLAHYSLLFISGVIVTLLFLYWLNQSKYDGGAVFRLRQDAQTVYWKVENEDAAPGEAKEKFVPREIYLPNYDHQLNLYTIQFDAVVTLSVLYLLLITVFSIFKSHKMAGPVFSIKRSLQRMASGDPIETIRIRKGDEFQELVEVLNEVIQKRMNDQNKKST comes from the coding sequence ATGCCAGAGAATCACAAAAAAAACTTTCGATTTCGTTATCTCATCGATAAAGAATTCCAATTAAAATTCTTAGCACATTATTCTCTTCTGTTTATTTCTGGGGTGATTGTCACTCTTTTGTTCTTATATTGGTTGAACCAATCCAAATATGATGGTGGGGCAGTGTTCCGCCTTCGTCAGGATGCACAAACTGTGTATTGGAAAGTCGAAAACGAAGATGCGGCACCTGGAGAAGCGAAAGAAAAGTTTGTACCACGTGAAATTTATCTGCCCAATTACGACCACCAACTGAATTTATACACCATCCAATTTGATGCTGTGGTGACACTGTCTGTCTTGTATTTATTGTTAATCACAGTTTTCTCCATTTTCAAATCACATAAGATGGCAGGTCCTGTCTTTAGCATCAAACGTTCTTTGCAGAGAATGGCATCTGGAGACCCAATTGAAACCATTCGGATTCGAAAAGGGGATGAATTCCAAGAGTTAGTAGAAGTTTTGAATGAAGTGATCCAAAAGAGGATGAACGACCAAAACAAGAAGTCTACATAA
- a CDS encoding TIGR04452 family lipoprotein, with protein MKQSGKSILVGIILLGMILVTNCNQPTLARLSNDNILGSDAKAELLQASKRIDGVKFAPLGVNSSGAEASSALLNGVLIPILAEINPDKYYKRDGVEACVKNIYILGLALPNYASVELSCKIEEVTTFDFLK; from the coding sequence ATGAAACAATCTGGAAAATCGATTCTCGTAGGTATCATTCTTTTGGGAATGATCTTAGTAACAAATTGTAACCAGCCAACGCTTGCTAGGCTCAGTAATGACAATATCTTAGGATCCGATGCAAAGGCAGAACTTCTCCAAGCTTCGAAAAGAATTGATGGTGTCAAATTTGCTCCCCTGGGAGTGAACTCATCTGGAGCAGAAGCATCTTCAGCACTTCTCAACGGTGTTTTGATTCCAATCCTTGCAGAAATTAATCCTGATAAGTATTATAAACGAGATGGAGTAGAAGCTTGTGTAAAGAATATCTATATTCTAGGATTAGCACTTCCCAATTATGCTTCAGTCGAACTCTCTTGCAAAATTGAGGAAGTCACTACCTTTGATTTTTTGAAATAA
- a CDS encoding S8 family serine peptidase, producing MKTKLSYASKIKLICLITVLTSTVIISNPNQRNFLTEPFRFESSITNSHSKSGATNRPDFAPDEIVIKFKPSVSSDEIFNRSRSLGFQVGHVSKRANFTTVKIASNESVADAVSRAKLDPSVEYAEPKYYYYAQATAPNDTDFGKLWGLNNTNQTISSPSYTTNNPPGASAIGKDMNVLGAWDVTSNCSSIIIAVLDTGINYNHEDLAANMWDGSASCKDKDGNTIGGGCPKHGWDFASGDNDPKDEEGHGSHVAGTIGAVGNNNKGISGVCQSAQLMSVRVLGVGGGSNATVTDGIYFAVRNGAKIINMSLGGTQYSQLIYDAVEFAKANDVLVVVAAGNENTDLASGNSYPCKNNNANQICIAALDQNFQRASFSNFDTTTTAANRAVDFGAPGTNIYSIFGSETTYNEGTSNYTGWTTGGSGGAVTWAYQSCTVGSGTLKGLALPNDCSVINFNFTPPYNNPTSVSANIDRTVYKSFTIPSNATKVSLFQTIVSDGESIGDTCYDYTEVYYKNDASSPFSGGTLLTLPDYNRSMYVQRLCRKTISGVGYSFILSEEVTLTNCMNTAATSCTVGYRYKSDSSTQNGGVMFGDFYLSAWIASNNSYGNYNGTSMATPNVAGVAALIRAYNPLFTYAEVIQKLIDGGTATASISSNTKYGKAINANASVKHINQVTGVTATLQ from the coding sequence ATGAAAACTAAACTAAGTTACGCTTCGAAAATAAAACTCATTTGTCTAATAACAGTTCTTACATCAACGGTTATCATTTCCAATCCAAACCAACGGAATTTTTTAACTGAACCGTTCCGATTTGAAAGTAGTATTACCAATTCACATTCAAAATCTGGAGCAACAAATCGACCTGATTTTGCACCTGATGAAATTGTCATTAAATTCAAACCATCTGTCTCAAGTGATGAAATATTCAATCGCTCGAGATCATTAGGTTTTCAAGTTGGACATGTGAGCAAAAGAGCAAATTTTACAACTGTTAAAATTGCGAGTAATGAATCGGTAGCTGATGCGGTCAGTCGTGCCAAACTTGATCCTTCTGTCGAATATGCTGAGCCAAAATACTACTACTATGCCCAAGCTACTGCACCAAACGATACTGATTTTGGAAAACTCTGGGGTTTAAATAACACAAATCAAACCATTTCATCACCATCTTATACAACGAATAACCCACCTGGTGCATCCGCTATCGGGAAAGATATGAATGTATTAGGTGCTTGGGATGTGACATCGAACTGTAGTTCTATCATTATTGCAGTGCTTGATACCGGCATCAACTATAACCATGAAGACCTAGCAGCGAATATGTGGGATGGTTCCGCAAGTTGCAAAGATAAAGATGGGAATACGATTGGTGGAGGTTGTCCTAAACATGGTTGGGACTTTGCTTCCGGAGACAACGATCCAAAGGATGAGGAAGGACACGGTAGTCACGTGGCTGGGACCATTGGAGCAGTAGGGAATAATAATAAAGGAATTTCTGGAGTTTGCCAATCTGCTCAACTCATGTCAGTTCGAGTATTGGGAGTAGGTGGAGGAAGTAACGCTACTGTTACCGACGGAATCTACTTTGCGGTAAGAAATGGTGCCAAAATCATCAACATGAGTTTAGGTGGAACACAATACAGCCAGTTGATTTACGATGCGGTGGAATTTGCAAAAGCCAATGATGTTTTAGTTGTAGTAGCAGCTGGAAATGAAAACACAGATCTTGCATCTGGAAATTCTTACCCATGCAAAAACAATAATGCCAATCAAATTTGTATCGCTGCACTAGATCAAAATTTCCAACGTGCAAGTTTTTCTAATTTTGATACAACAACTACTGCTGCAAATCGTGCTGTTGACTTCGGTGCTCCTGGAACCAATATTTATAGTATTTTTGGAAGTGAAACTACATACAATGAAGGAACTTCAAATTATACGGGTTGGACAACAGGTGGTTCAGGTGGTGCTGTAACTTGGGCTTACCAGTCTTGTACAGTTGGATCAGGTACTTTGAAAGGGTTGGCATTACCAAACGATTGTTCGGTTATTAACTTCAATTTTACTCCACCTTACAATAATCCAACATCTGTTTCAGCAAATATTGATAGAACTGTTTATAAATCATTCACCATCCCAAGCAATGCAACAAAAGTATCCTTATTTCAAACTATAGTTTCCGATGGAGAATCTATCGGAGACACATGTTATGATTATACGGAAGTATATTACAAAAATGATGCATCTAGCCCATTTTCAGGAGGAACACTATTAACTCTTCCTGACTATAATCGATCGATGTATGTGCAAAGATTATGTAGAAAAACTATTTCTGGAGTTGGATATTCCTTCATATTATCAGAAGAAGTTACTTTGACAAATTGTATGAATACGGCAGCAACAAGTTGTACTGTAGGATATCGATATAAATCAGATAGTTCTACTCAGAACGGTGGTGTAATGTTTGGAGACTTTTATCTAAGCGCATGGATTGCATCCAATAATTCATACGGAAATTACAATGGAACATCAATGGCAACACCAAATGTAGCAGGAGTTGCGGCATTGATTCGAGCCTATAATCCTCTGTTTACTTATGCGGAAGTTATCCAAAAATTAATAGATGGAGGAACTGCGACTGCATCAATATCATCCAATACAAAATACGGCAAAGCTATTAATGCGAATGCTTCCGTGAAACACATCAATCAGGTGACGGGTGTTACAGCAACGCTTCAATAA